In Podospora pseudopauciseta strain CBS 411.78 chromosome 3, whole genome shotgun sequence, one genomic interval encodes:
- a CDS encoding hypothetical protein (COG:S; EggNog:ENOG503P0C0; CAZy:AA13), producing the protein MKLSSTFSVLTVATLVHGHGYLTIPSSRTRLGSEAGLDSCPECSILEPVSAWPDLDVAPVGRSGPCGYNARVSIDYNQPRAGLWGNSPVARYSPGQTIDVQWCVDNNGDHGGMFAYRICQDQALVKKFLTPGYLPTDEEKQAAEDCFERGTLPCTDVSGQNCGFSPDCSPGQPCWRNDWFTCNAFNAGDRRACQGVDNAPRGSCYTSIAGGFPVTKKIKLPNINVGHTLLSFKWNSFQTGQIYLSCADIAIGEGSGTVDPPASTTFSTVITPGASCAAAPSVPVVFNEKATTAYGQNIKVVGSIAALGSWNPANAIPLSAAGYTNSNPVWSTTLNLAPGTSFTYKFIRVDSNGAVTWESDPNRSYTVPAACQGQSVAVDSTWR; encoded by the exons ATGAAGCTGTCATCGACCTTTTCCGTCCTCACGGTGGCCACTTTGGTTCACGGCCATGGTTACCTGACCATCCCGTCCAGTCGGACACGTCTTGGCTCCGAG GCTGGCCTTGACTCCTGCCCCGAGTGCTCCATTCTCGAGCCTGTCTCGGCCTGGCCCGATCTTGACGTTGCTCCTGTTGGCCGCAGTGGACCCTGTGGTTACAACGCCCGCGTGAGCATCGACTACAACCAGCCTCGCGCTGGGCTGTGGGGCAACTCTCCCGTCGCCCGCTACTCTCCTGGCCAGACCATCGACGTTCAGTGGTGCGTCGACAACAATGGTGACCACGGTGGCATGTTCGCCTACCGTATCTGCCAGGATCAGGCGCTCGTCAAGAAGTTCCTCACACCTGGCTATCTCCCcaccgacgaggagaagcaggCCGCCGAGGACTGCTTTGAGAGGGGCACCCTTCCCTGCACCGACGTCTCGGGCCAGAACTGCGGCTTCAGCCCTGACTGCTCCCCCGGTCAGCCGTGTTGGCGCAACGACTGGTTCACCTGCAATGCTTTCAATGCCGGTGACCGTCGCGCCTGTCAGGGCGTTGACAATGCTCCCCGCGGGTCTTGCTACACCTCGATTGCCGGAGGTTTCCCCGTCACCAAGAAGATCAAGctccccaacatcaacgtcGGTCACACCCTCCTGAGCTTTAAGTGGAACTCGTTCCAGACCGGTCAGATCTACCTGTCCTGCGCAGATATTGCCATCGGCGAGGGCAGCGGCACCGTCGACCCGCCTGCTTCGACCACCTTCTCGACTGTCATCACCCCCGGTGCCTCGTGTGCTGCCGCCCCGTCGGTGCCTGTCGTCTTCAACGAGAAGGCCACCACTGCCTATGGCCAGAACATCAAGGTTGTTGGCTCCATCGCCGCGCTCGGCAGTTGGAACCCGGCCAACGCTATACCCCTCTCTGCTGCCGGTtacaccaactccaaccccgtctggtccaccaccctcaacctgGCTCCTGGCACTTCCTTCACCTACAAGTTCATCAGGGTGGACAGCAACGGCGCTGTGACCTGGGAGAGCGATCCCAACAGGTCCTACACCGTTCCTGCTGCCTGCCAGGGCCAGAGCGTGGCTGTCGATTCCACCTGGCGCTAA